ACTTGAAAGTagaaaaaatggtatatttgaGGGCTAATTTTTCAGTTAAGCCAAAATCGAAATATATTACACATAGACTAACTTGAACTGCCGTGGAAAAAAAGGGGGTAAATGGCGGCGGCGGCGGCGTCGAGGGCAGTGTTGGTCTCACGGCCGGTAACGTTCGTAACTGGAAATGCCAAGAAGCTGGAAGAAGTGAAATCCATCTTGGGTCAATCCATCCCCTTCCAATCCCTCAAGATTGACCGTAATCTATTCTTCTAccactccattttcatttcttttctttgattttattcaTAACTTTTTGCATTTTACTTGTTTAGTGCCTGAACTGCAAGGAGAACCGGAAGAAATATCCAAAGAAAAGGCTCGTTTGGCTGCTGTCCAGGTTTATATATTCTCATAAATCTTTGTATTTTGTAAAATGCCCTacttttttaatgttaaagaagtgaacttttttatttttgggtatgTGAAGGTGAATGGACCAGTCTTGGTTGAAGATACATGTCTTTGTTTCAATGCACTAAAGGGTCTTCCAGGTATTCATCATcttctatgttttttttcttttcttttcattgttttggtTTTCCTTAATGATTTTATCTTTGTTAAACTACTTGCAGGGCCATACATGTAAGCTCTCTTTTCATTCTAGTAGTTAAAATTCAAAAGGTATAAGCTTTCTTCTTATTTCCTAGAGAGAATTGATTGAAATGGATGGTATTGAACGTGTTTCTGGTATTTTGGTATTTGGAGAACTGAACCTATTAAGTTTATGATTATTCTGTGAGTATGAAATCTTGTTAGGCTTACTTGATAAAGCAAATGGTTATCCATTTTGAATAGATTCTTTGCATGTTCAGCCATTAATTGACTTCATTTAGTTATTGTTTTTGAGGGTCTTAAGATCACTTATTAATATAATCCCTTATCGATACAGGGCATGACTACTAGTCTCAATTgtaataatcttattattttgtcttcattttcttaaaattatagGTTTAAGCTTAACCTTTGTTTTGTCATGATGCAACCAAAATTGCTTTacatgattttgaaaatgatatagTTACATtatattctctctttttctatGTTATATTGAGGTTcttgttttatgttttctaATTGTCATTATCTAATGTGTTCTGCAGCAAGTGGTTTTTGCAGAAGATTGGCCATGAAGGTTCTCTTCTGACAATACCCTCTTTCATTTCCTCTTTTTTAGAAATATCAATGACAAATTTAAGATGCTTCATATTCTCTCCTCTGATCTGTTTACTTCACTTTCTTACTTTTTCTAGGTTTGAATAACTTGTTGATGGCATACGAGGATAAGTCAGCTTATGCTTTATGTGCGTTTTCTTTTGCCCTTGGCCCTGATGTTGAACCTGTTACCTTTCTGGGGAAAACCCCGGTACGCATGCAAGattattttctgttttcttcCCTTAACTCCTATCTTTCTAGTTCCATTTTGATGATGAAATGTCTAAATATGACCGCAACGAAGCACAAAGAAACTGGTTTGGACTGTACTAATTTACATTGTTAGGTCAATAagaccaaaatggtaaattgatCAGAACGTGCTGGTCCATGtatagtattttttttcttagtaATTTAAACATCTTTTGGACAATGAATGGAAGCAAAAACATGGACTAGGGAAAATGGTGGTGGGAGAGTGGTATTTCCGGTACTTCAGTCAGGGTATGAGTTGGCAGAGTTACATGGAATTTTTCCATTTCTAATTTATAAGAAATGTGTTGTTCTTGAAGATCGACATAGTGCTGCATTTATGTTAATGATTTCAGGGTCCATGAAATGCTGAATGATATATAAAGGATATTCTGCACTAtcaactaatttatttcattcatatataaGTGAGAATAAAATGGACATCCACAGTTTCcgtaaaatagattttaaactTGGACCACAATCTCCTCCTCCCCTGAGAGAATTTACCAGATAGTTGATCAGATGTTTCAAGCTAAGTCATTCAAACTCGGGTGTTAGTGTCAAAGTCAAACACCACTATGTGCTTGACACACAGGTGTAGAGTTATATCTAATATCTATGTCCAGATATGCTTTAGACACGGGTTTCAGACCTTGGTATCTTgagaaaatatcaatattaagaGCAACATAGGCTTCGAGTAATTGAATTGTTTGTTACTCCTCTTTCCACTAAGTTTTATATACTGAGCTTCTTACATGATGCATGGTTTTGCTGCTTGACTAATCATATGCAACAAATTCAGGATGTTATGCAAACATGAAAATGTCAAATGACTTGTGTACAAAAAGAGCATTGAAACCccaagaagaaaataaatttaaacgaTAATTTggttatatgaatatataactcTCAAATCTGTGCAGAGTTTGAATTAAGTGAATTCTTGAATCAAGAGCATCTATTTTGGCTGCTCCTGAATTAAATAATGGTCAGCCACTTATGCCAATGACTTGTTTAATTGATTAGTATGTGCCATGTTTCCCTCAAGATTGAGATGATAATGCTGTCAACTGTACTGTGTTTTCAAAGTTGATCATTTCCTAGCTgagaaatttgtattttaagaAACAGAAAGAGTAGAGATATAAAGGATCTAACAATGACCAAGACAGAAAGTTTTGTATATTGTTTACAAGCTTAAAGTCTTGTTTTTATTGAGGATATTGGTCAATACTATTATTAGTACGGCCAAGTTTTCCTGGAAGTAGTTGTGCGGATTTGcccttaaattaataattaagaagCAAATGGGCTTGGAGACTTGCAAAACAAACTTGATGGTCACACTAGGGGTATCAAGTTGTTCTTGgcagtttatttaaattatgtctAAGATTTGTGGTCACAGACGATTTTAACtgatgtttattttttgtttactttttgcTTGCACTTCCTTTATCTAGTTGTTGCGTGCATTTGTGATTGTTATGCCAATTATTGCAGTTATTGATAATATGACCGGAAAAAGCAAAGTTCCTGagatattttgttttactttttggatgatttattaGGGTAAAATAGTTCCGGCCAGGGGACCCAATGACTTTGGATGGGATCCTATCTTTCAGCCTGACGGCTATGACCAAACGTAAGTCTGTTGTTTAATTTTTCTGTGttgattaattatgatttaataataatgtatTGTTTTCTGTAGTTATGCGGAGATGCCGAAGGAAGAGAAGAACAAGATTTCTCACCGGTCAAGGGCTCTTGATATGGTGAAATCCCACTTTGCCGAAGCAGGATACAATTTCAGCACCTCCAACTAAAGAGTGAGCCATATCTGTCTTTGTTGTTACCATTGAATGGTAGATTCTTAGACTGTTACAACCCTTCTCCACCATGTTCACTTCTGATTTCTATAAAGGGTATATCAGGAACAGTGGAAACAGTGAAAGCAA
The window above is part of the Gossypium raimondii isolate GPD5lz chromosome 9, ASM2569854v1, whole genome shotgun sequence genome. Proteins encoded here:
- the LOC105800346 gene encoding inosine triphosphate pyrophosphatase; translation: MAAAAASRAVLVSRPVTFVTGNAKKLEEVKSILGQSIPFQSLKIDLPELQGEPEEISKEKARLAAVQVNGPVLVEDTCLCFNALKGLPGPYIKWFLQKIGHEGLNNLLMAYEDKSAYALCAFSFALGPDVEPVTFLGKTPGKIVPARGPNDFGWDPIFQPDGYDQTYAEMPKEEKNKISHRSRALDMVKSHFAEAGYNFSTSN